A section of the Pseudomonas sp. Q1-7 genome encodes:
- a CDS encoding YcgL domain-containing protein, with protein MKRICSIYKSSRKNEMYLYVDKREALTRVPEALLAAFGAPQHAFDLVLSPERQLAREDIGKVLENIEKQGFHLQMPPAQEDYIEHLPEELLRMNDPV; from the coding sequence ATGAAACGTATCTGCTCCATCTACAAGAGTTCGCGCAAGAACGAGATGTACCTCTACGTGGACAAGCGCGAAGCCCTGACCCGTGTCCCCGAAGCCCTGCTCGCTGCCTTCGGCGCCCCGCAGCACGCCTTCGACCTGGTGCTTTCCCCCGAACGCCAACTGGCCCGCGAAGACATCGGCAAGGTGCTGGAAAACATCGAGAAGCAGGGCTTCCACCTGCAAATGCCGCCGGCCCAGGAGGACTACATTGAGCACCTGCCGGAAGAGCTGCTGCGGATGAACGACCCCGTCTGA
- a CDS encoding D-2-hydroxyacid dehydrogenase: protein MKVLIAEEEFALYADLLRGEAGLQLHGGVDVERLLEAARECPVWLGQPDLLAQLLRRGCKPAWMQSTWAGITPLLAAELPHDYRLTRAVGIFGQVMAEYVLTYLLAHQRQLFSRVAAQAEKRWDNRLPHSLEGKRVLIVGSGDIGQSVAGFLEPFGVELHGIAREPRPLEPFERVLGMETLAEQVAWADCVVNLLPDTPATRDIYDAALFARMRPTALFINAGRGVAVVDHDLVAALQAGRPAAAVIDVCREEPLPAWHPFWTAPHLLVTGHSSAPTLPSAMAALFVDNLHRYRAGEPLRGQVNFERGY from the coding sequence ATGAAAGTCCTGATCGCCGAAGAAGAGTTCGCCCTCTACGCCGACCTGCTGCGCGGCGAGGCCGGCCTGCAGTTGCATGGTGGCGTCGATGTGGAGCGCCTGCTGGAGGCGGCGCGGGAGTGTCCGGTCTGGCTCGGCCAGCCCGACCTGCTGGCGCAGTTGCTGCGCCGGGGCTGCAAGCCGGCGTGGATGCAGTCCACCTGGGCCGGCATTACGCCGCTGCTGGCCGCCGAGCTGCCGCACGATTACCGGCTGACCCGCGCTGTCGGCATCTTCGGCCAGGTCATGGCCGAGTACGTCCTTACCTACCTGCTGGCCCACCAGCGGCAGCTCTTCTCGCGCGTCGCCGCCCAGGCCGAGAAGCGCTGGGACAATCGCCTGCCGCACAGCCTGGAGGGCAAGCGGGTGCTGATCGTCGGCAGCGGCGATATCGGCCAGAGCGTGGCGGGCTTCCTCGAACCCTTCGGCGTCGAACTGCATGGCATCGCCCGCGAGCCCAGGCCGCTGGAACCGTTCGAGCGGGTCCTCGGCATGGAGACCCTGGCCGAACAGGTGGCCTGGGCCGACTGCGTGGTGAACCTGCTGCCGGATACCCCGGCGACCCGCGATATCTACGATGCGGCGCTCTTCGCGCGCATGCGGCCGACTGCGCTGTTCATCAATGCCGGGCGCGGCGTGGCGGTGGTGGATCATGACCTGGTGGCGGCGCTGCAGGCCGGCCGACCGGCCGCGGCGGTGATCGACGTCTGCCGCGAAGAGCCGCTGCCCGCCTGGCATCCGTTCTGGACTGCGCCCCACCTGCTGGTCACCGGCCACAGCTCGGCCCCGACCCTGCCGAGCGCCATGGCGGCGCTCTTCGTCGACAACCTCCATCGCTATCGGGCGGGCGAGCCCCTGCGCGGCCAGGTGAACTTCGAGCGCGGCTACTGA
- a CDS encoding YcgN family cysteine cluster protein — protein MAAKVEPFWKRKTLAQLDQEEWESLCDGCGLCCLQKLEDEDDGGVYYTRIACKLLDLKTCRCTDYANRRQFVADCIQLTPAQADEFRWLPPTCGYRLVAEGKDLPPWHPLVCNDPEAVHKAGISQSGRMLSENSVAEDDWEDYLIFRAG, from the coding sequence ATGGCCGCCAAAGTCGAACCCTTCTGGAAGCGCAAGACCCTCGCTCAGCTCGATCAGGAGGAGTGGGAATCCCTCTGCGACGGCTGCGGCCTCTGCTGTCTGCAGAAGCTGGAAGACGAGGACGACGGTGGCGTCTATTACACGCGTATCGCCTGCAAGCTGCTGGACCTCAAGACCTGCCGCTGCACCGACTACGCCAACCGCCGTCAGTTCGTCGCCGATTGCATCCAGCTCACCCCGGCCCAGGCCGACGAATTCCGCTGGCTGCCGCCCACCTGTGGCTACCGCCTGGTGGCCGAGGGCAAGGACCTGCCGCCCTGGCACCCTCTCGTCTGCAACGACCCTGAGGCGGTGCACAAGGCTGGTATCTCCCAGTCCGGACGCATGCTCAGCGAAAACAGCGTGGCGGAGGACGACTGGGAAGACTATTTGATTTTTCGCGCAGGCTGA
- a CDS encoding Lrp/AsnC family transcriptional regulator: MDKKDLQIIALLQQDASLSLAELAEAVNLSATPCWRRLQKLREDGVITRQVALCDAERLKLGVTVFVTIRTSRHSDDWTRQFIEGTRDIPEIVEIYRMTGDVDYLLKIVVPDIKGYDAVYKRLIRVADLSDVSAGFAMEVIKHTTALPLDHLTQPGES, from the coding sequence ATGGACAAGAAAGACCTGCAGATCATCGCCCTCCTGCAGCAGGACGCCTCCCTCTCCCTGGCGGAGCTCGCCGAGGCGGTGAACCTCTCCGCCACGCCCTGCTGGCGGCGCCTGCAGAAGCTTCGCGAGGATGGTGTGATCACCCGCCAGGTGGCGCTCTGCGATGCCGAGCGGCTCAAGCTCGGGGTCACCGTGTTCGTCACCATCCGCACCAGCCGCCACAGCGACGACTGGACCCGGCAATTCATCGAAGGTACCCGCGATATCCCGGAGATCGTCGAGATCTACCGCATGACCGGCGATGTGGATTACCTGCTGAAGATCGTGGTGCCCGACATCAAGGGCTACGACGCGGTGTACAAGCGCCTGATCCGGGTGGCCGACCTGTCCGACGTCAGCGCCGGCTTCGCCATGGAAGTGATCAAGCACACCACCGCCCTGCCCCTCGACCACCTGACGCAGCCTGGCGAGTCGTGA
- a CDS encoding lysophospholipid acyltransferase family protein: MPSLQLLSERASLIRRLGVILGTLSVVFYYCCLVLVRAPLGRLDRACVDRYTRAMSRLLLRLVRMDLSVHGTLPDFNDGRRYLILCSHSSHYDIPASFVALPGSIRMLAKKELFRIPFLGPAMRAAEFPSIDRHNRRQALADLETARRMMESGIVLWAAPEGTRSADGHLLKFKKGCFHLALDTDAVIVPVSIRGIHHVLPARTFRLNLGQKVEVHVGAPIDASQYSIERLGELMTETRARMQALLGHESADAAAPSARVAGVQKAV, from the coding sequence TTGCCAAGCCTGCAACTACTGAGCGAACGTGCCTCGCTGATCCGCCGCCTTGGCGTGATCCTGGGAACCCTGTCGGTGGTCTTCTACTACTGCTGCCTGGTGCTGGTCCGGGCACCGCTGGGGCGCCTCGATCGCGCCTGCGTCGACCGCTACACCCGCGCCATGTCGCGCCTGCTGCTGCGCCTGGTACGCATGGACCTGTCGGTGCACGGAACCCTGCCCGATTTCAACGATGGCCGGCGCTACCTGATCCTCTGCAGCCACTCCAGCCACTACGACATCCCGGCCAGTTTCGTCGCCCTGCCGGGCTCGATCCGCATGCTGGCGAAGAAGGAGCTGTTCCGCATTCCCTTCCTCGGCCCGGCCATGCGCGCTGCGGAATTCCCGTCCATCGACCGGCACAACCGCCGCCAGGCCCTGGCCGACCTGGAGACCGCCCGGCGCATGATGGAGAGCGGCATCGTCCTCTGGGCCGCGCCCGAGGGCACCCGTTCCGCCGACGGCCACCTGCTGAAGTTCAAGAAGGGCTGCTTCCACCTCGCGCTGGACACCGACGCGGTAATCGTCCCGGTGTCGATTCGCGGCATCCATCACGTGCTACCGGCGCGCACCTTCCGCCTCAACCTCGGGCAGAAGGTGGAAGTTCATGTGGGTGCGCCCATCGATGCCAGCCAGTACAGCATCGAACGGTTGGGCGAGCTGATGACCGAGACCCGGGCGCGGATGCAGGCGTTGCTGGGGCACGAATCGGCCGACGCCGCCGCGCCGAGCGCGCGCGTGGCAGGCGTTCAGAAGGCCGTGTGA
- a CDS encoding SMP-30/gluconolactonase/LRE family protein yields the protein MKKLLGLLALLVAALAIYLVVTPSPIDPLAWDAPKAPEMTGVLEPNDTLMKAELVAQGQLHGPEDTAVDAQGRLYASLHDGRIVRIAENGEVETFAETGGRPLGMDFDAAGDLIVGDAYKGLLRVDPQGQVSVLATEAEGVPFRFTDDLDIARDGRIYFTDASSRFQQPDYLLDLLEARPHGRLMRFDPASGKTEVLLKDLYFANGVALSANEDFVLVNETYRYRITRYWLSGDKAGSHDVFIDNLPGLPDNLQGDRQGSFWVALPSPRKADADFLHTQPWLKAQLAKLPRMFWPKPIPYGLVLQLNEQGEIVHSLHDTSGTHLRMVTSAKPVGDYLYLGSLENDRIGKLKIR from the coding sequence ATGAAAAAGTTGCTGGGCCTTCTTGCCCTGCTGGTCGCCGCCCTGGCGATCTACCTCGTTGTCACGCCCTCCCCCATCGACCCGCTGGCGTGGGACGCCCCCAAGGCGCCCGAGATGACCGGCGTGCTGGAGCCCAACGACACCCTGATGAAGGCCGAACTGGTCGCCCAGGGCCAGTTGCACGGTCCGGAAGACACCGCCGTCGACGCCCAGGGCCGCCTCTACGCCAGCCTGCACGACGGGCGTATCGTGCGGATCGCCGAGAACGGCGAGGTCGAGACCTTTGCCGAGACCGGCGGCCGTCCGCTGGGCATGGACTTCGACGCCGCCGGCGACCTGATCGTCGGCGATGCCTACAAAGGCCTGCTGCGCGTCGACCCGCAAGGCCAGGTCAGCGTGCTCGCCACCGAGGCCGAGGGCGTGCCCTTCCGCTTCACCGACGATCTGGATATCGCCCGCGACGGTCGCATCTACTTCACCGACGCCTCCAGCCGCTTCCAGCAACCGGACTACCTGCTCGACCTGCTGGAAGCCCGCCCCCACGGCCGCCTGATGCGCTTCGACCCGGCCAGCGGCAAGACCGAGGTGCTGCTCAAGGACCTGTACTTCGCCAATGGCGTGGCGCTGTCGGCCAACGAGGACTTCGTGCTGGTCAACGAGACCTACCGCTACCGCATCACCCGCTATTGGCTCAGCGGCGACAAGGCCGGTAGCCATGACGTATTCATCGACAACCTGCCGGGCCTGCCGGACAACCTCCAGGGCGACCGCCAGGGCAGTTTCTGGGTCGCCCTGCCCTCGCCGCGCAAGGCCGACGCCGACTTCCTCCACACCCAGCCCTGGCTCAAGGCACAGCTCGCCAAGCTGCCGCGCATGTTCTGGCCCAAGCCGATTCCCTATGGCCTGGTGCTGCAACTGAACGAGCAGGGCGAGATCGTCCACAGCCTGCACGACACCAGCGGCACCCACCTGCGCATGGTCACGTCGGCCAAGCCGGTAGGCGACTACCTCTACCTGGGCAGCCTGGAAAACGATCGGATCGGCAAGCTGAAGATTCGCTGA
- the rnd gene encoding ribonuclease D, producing MAIDITWIRDDAALARHCADWRRLPFVALDTEFMRVDTFYPKAGLVQVGDGERAYLIDPLLIGDWSPFAELLEDRAVLKVLHACSEDLEVFLRLTGALPQPLLDTQLAAGYLGIGYSMGYSRLVQSVLGIELPKDETRSDWLQRPLTEMQVRYAAEDVQHLAELYAALEPRLVDPKRAWMLEDGAELVANLRREVVPEELYREAKLAWKLSRAQLAVLRELCAWREIEARLRDQPRNRILREHSLWPLARYQPDNLVSLARIDDMHPRTVRQDGNTLLKLIREAAETPPEHWPEALPEPLPPDATPLLKKLRAVGQAEAERLGMAPELMLRKKHLEALLKSGYPDGPYSLPEGLRGWRRELMGQALLDALATAGQ from the coding sequence GTGGCCATCGACATTACCTGGATCCGCGACGACGCTGCGCTGGCCAGACATTGCGCCGACTGGCGGCGCCTGCCCTTCGTGGCCCTGGACACCGAGTTCATGCGGGTCGACACCTTCTATCCCAAGGCCGGCCTGGTGCAGGTCGGCGACGGCGAGCGGGCGTACCTGATCGACCCGTTGCTGATCGGCGACTGGTCGCCATTCGCCGAGCTGCTGGAAGACCGCGCGGTGCTCAAGGTGCTGCATGCCTGCAGCGAGGATCTGGAGGTCTTCCTGCGCCTGACCGGCGCCCTGCCGCAACCGCTGCTGGACACGCAACTGGCCGCGGGTTATCTCGGTATCGGCTATTCCATGGGGTATTCGCGCCTGGTGCAGTCGGTGCTCGGCATCGAGCTGCCCAAGGACGAAACCCGTTCCGACTGGCTGCAGCGTCCCCTCACCGAGATGCAGGTGCGCTATGCCGCCGAGGACGTGCAGCACCTGGCAGAACTCTACGCCGCGCTGGAGCCGCGCCTGGTCGATCCCAAGCGCGCCTGGATGCTGGAAGACGGCGCCGAACTGGTGGCCAACCTGCGCCGCGAGGTCGTTCCCGAGGAGCTTTACCGCGAGGCCAAGCTGGCCTGGAAATTGTCCCGTGCGCAGCTCGCCGTGCTCCGTGAACTCTGCGCCTGGCGCGAGATCGAGGCGCGCCTGCGGGACCAGCCGCGCAATCGCATCCTGCGGGAACACAGCCTCTGGCCCCTGGCGCGTTACCAGCCGGACAACCTGGTGTCGCTGGCGCGGATCGACGACATGCACCCGCGCACCGTGCGCCAGGACGGCAATACCCTGCTTAAATTGATCCGCGAGGCCGCCGAGACGCCGCCCGAGCATTGGCCCGAGGCCCTGCCAGAGCCGCTACCGCCGGACGCCACGCCGCTGCTGAAGAAGCTCCGTGCCGTGGGCCAGGCCGAGGCCGAACGGCTGGGCATGGCGCCGGAACTGATGCTGCGCAAGAAACACCTGGAAGCCCTGCTCAAGAGCGGCTATCCCGATGGCCCCTACAGCCTGCCCGAGGGCCTGCGTGGCTGGCGCCGCGAACTGATGGGCCAGGCCCTGCTGGATGCCCTGGCCACGGCCGGCCAATGA
- a CDS encoding sulfurtransferase, with amino-acid sequence MSLAQLITPAQLSARQDEPGLIILDCRFSLDDPAYGQRSYAESHIPKARFADLEHDLSGPVKRGVTGRHPLPDPAELTEQLREWGVDNDSTIVLYDDGPGAFAARAWWLLAWLGKRDGVFLLDGGLKAWREADLPLTAVEPAPKPGRFDGQPDADLLVDADTLQQRLGSAALTLLDARALPRFKGEVEPIDPVAGHIPGAQCAAFTDNLGSDGRFLPAEALKQRFAALIGDRPLDELVAYCGSGVTACHNLFALSLAGYPLARLYAGSWSEWITNTQRPLAKGE; translated from the coding sequence ATGTCGCTCGCGCAACTCATCACCCCTGCACAACTCAGCGCCCGCCAGGATGAACCGGGCCTGATCATCCTCGACTGCCGCTTCTCCCTTGACGATCCGGCCTACGGTCAACGCAGCTATGCCGAGAGCCACATTCCCAAGGCCCGCTTCGCCGATCTGGAGCACGACCTCTCCGGCCCGGTGAAACGCGGCGTGACCGGCCGCCACCCGCTGCCGGACCCGGCCGAACTGACCGAACAACTGCGTGAGTGGGGCGTCGACAACGACAGCACCATCGTCCTCTACGACGACGGCCCCGGGGCCTTCGCCGCCCGCGCCTGGTGGCTGCTGGCCTGGCTGGGCAAGCGCGATGGCGTGTTCCTGCTGGATGGCGGCCTGAAGGCCTGGCGCGAAGCGGACCTGCCGCTGACCGCCGTGGAACCGGCGCCGAAGCCCGGCCGCTTCGACGGCCAGCCCGACGCCGACCTGCTGGTGGATGCCGACACCCTGCAGCAACGCCTGGGCAGCGCCGCCCTGACCCTGCTGGATGCCCGCGCCCTGCCCCGCTTCAAGGGCGAAGTGGAACCCATCGACCCGGTGGCCGGTCACATTCCCGGTGCCCAGTGCGCGGCCTTCACCGACAACCTCGGCAGCGATGGCCGCTTTCTCCCGGCGGAGGCCCTGAAGCAACGTTTCGCCGCCCTGATCGGCGACCGTCCGCTGGACGAACTGGTGGCCTACTGTGGCTCGGGCGTCACCGCCTGCCACAACCTCTTCGCCCTCAGCCTCGCCGGCTACCCCCTGGCCCGGCTCTACGCCGGCTCCTGGAGCGAATGGATCACCAATACCCAGCGCCCCCTGGCCAAGGGCGAATAA
- a CDS encoding S9 family peptidase, which translates to MPMPQAPIARIEPGDDPYRWLEERDAPDVLAYLEAENAWLETELADQKDLREALFQEIKGRIRETDLSLPVPWGPWLYYQRTTAGDEYPRHYRCPRPADGSLTLDEAGEQLLLDPNELAAGGFLSIGAFSVSPDHKRLAYSLDTSGDEVYRLFIKDLATGDITALPFEQCDGSMTWANDSATLFFGELDDTHRPHRLYRHRLGEASAERVFEEADGRFFLHCYRASSERQLILLLNSKTTSETWVLDAETPDAAWTCLAPREEDHEYYADHGQLDGQWTWFIRSNQSGINFALYRATDAAPGRAHWKELIAHDAARMLEGVSLNAGGYVLSLREGGLPIIQVHPDGAAPYPLQLPDAAYSLYVQDSLEFDSPVVRLRYEALNRPAQVRQLELATGAQQVLKETPVEGPFDADAYVSQRLWATAADGTRVPISLVARRDTLGKPAPLYLYGYGAYGESLDPWFSHARLSLLERGFVFAIAHVRGGGELGEAWYRAGKLEHKQNSFGDFIACAEHLIAEGYTTKSQLAISGGSAGGLLMGAVLNLRPELFAAAIAEVPFVDVLNTMQNPDLPLTVTEYDEWGDPNEPEVYQRIRGYAPYENVRAQDYPAMLVVAGYNDSRVQYWEAAKWVARLRATRTDDKPLLLKTDLGAGHGGMSGRYQALRDVALEYAFLLKVLGLPQR; encoded by the coding sequence CTGCCCATGCCCCAAGCTCCCATCGCCCGCATCGAACCCGGTGACGACCCCTACCGCTGGCTGGAGGAACGCGACGCCCCCGACGTGCTCGCCTACCTCGAAGCCGAGAACGCCTGGCTGGAAACCGAGCTGGCCGACCAGAAGGACCTGCGCGAAGCGCTGTTCCAGGAGATCAAGGGGCGCATCCGCGAAACCGACCTGTCCCTGCCGGTGCCCTGGGGACCCTGGCTGTACTACCAGCGCACCACCGCCGGCGACGAATACCCGCGGCATTACCGCTGCCCGCGTCCGGCCGACGGCTCACTGACCCTGGACGAAGCCGGCGAGCAGTTGCTGCTGGACCCGAACGAGCTGGCGGCCGGCGGCTTCCTGTCCATCGGCGCGTTCAGCGTCAGCCCGGACCACAAGCGCCTGGCCTACAGCCTGGACACCAGCGGCGACGAGGTCTACCGACTGTTCATCAAGGACCTGGCCACTGGCGACATCACCGCCCTGCCCTTCGAGCAGTGCGACGGCAGCATGACCTGGGCCAACGACAGCGCCACGCTGTTCTTCGGCGAGCTGGACGACACCCACCGCCCTCATCGCCTGTACCGCCACCGCCTGGGCGAGGCCAGCGCCGAGCGGGTGTTCGAGGAAGCCGACGGGCGCTTCTTCCTGCATTGCTACCGCGCCAGCTCCGAGCGCCAGCTGATCCTCCTGCTGAACAGCAAGACCACCAGCGAAACCTGGGTGCTGGACGCCGAGACGCCCGACGCCGCCTGGACCTGCCTGGCCCCGCGCGAGGAAGACCACGAGTACTACGCCGACCACGGCCAGCTGGACGGCCAATGGACCTGGTTCATCCGCAGCAACCAGAGCGGCATCAATTTCGCCCTCTACCGGGCCACGGACGCCGCGCCGGGACGCGCCCACTGGAAGGAGCTGATCGCCCATGACGCGGCACGCATGCTGGAAGGTGTCAGCCTGAACGCCGGCGGCTACGTGCTCAGCCTCCGCGAAGGCGGCCTGCCGATCATCCAGGTGCACCCGGACGGCGCCGCGCCCTACCCGCTGCAACTGCCGGACGCCGCCTACAGCCTGTACGTGCAGGACAGTCTGGAATTCGACAGCCCGGTGGTCCGCCTGCGCTACGAGGCGCTCAACCGCCCGGCCCAGGTGCGCCAGCTGGAACTGGCCACGGGTGCGCAGCAGGTGCTCAAGGAAACACCGGTGGAAGGCCCCTTCGATGCCGACGCCTACGTCAGCCAGCGCCTCTGGGCCACGGCGGCGGACGGCACGCGCGTGCCCATCAGCCTGGTGGCCCGCCGCGACACCCTGGGCAAACCCGCCCCGCTCTACCTCTATGGCTACGGCGCCTATGGCGAAAGCCTCGACCCCTGGTTCTCCCATGCCCGCCTGAGCCTGCTGGAGCGCGGCTTCGTCTTCGCCATCGCCCATGTGCGCGGCGGTGGCGAGCTGGGCGAGGCCTGGTACCGCGCCGGCAAGCTGGAGCACAAGCAGAACAGCTTCGGCGACTTCATCGCCTGCGCCGAACACCTGATCGCCGAGGGCTATACCACCAAGTCGCAACTCGCCATCAGCGGCGGCAGCGCCGGCGGCCTGCTGATGGGCGCGGTGCTCAACCTGCGCCCGGAGCTGTTCGCCGCGGCCATCGCCGAAGTGCCGTTCGTCGACGTGCTGAACACCATGCAGAACCCTGACCTGCCGCTGACGGTGACCGAGTACGACGAATGGGGCGACCCGAACGAGCCGGAGGTGTACCAGCGAATCAGGGGCTATGCGCCCTACGAGAACGTCCGCGCCCAGGACTATCCGGCGATGCTGGTGGTGGCCGGCTACAACGACAGCCGCGTGCAGTACTGGGAAGCAGCCAAATGGGTGGCCCGCCTGCGCGCCACCCGGACCGACGACAAGCCGCTGCTGCTCAAGACCGACCTCGGCGCCGGCCACGGTGGCATGAGCGGCCGCTACCAGGCGCTGCGCGACGTAGCCCTGGAGTACGCCTTCCTGCTCAAGGTGCTGGGCCTGCCCCAGCGTTGA
- a CDS encoding YajD family HNH nuclease, whose product MSTSPTSKLDRLLADERKRREHSYREQALKLFPWVCARCGREFSGKRLSELTVHHRDHNHDNNPPDGSNWELLCLYCHDNEHARYTDQQWHGEEQPGARQGPRATYKAFAAIGDLLKREE is encoded by the coding sequence ATGAGCACGAGCCCCACGAGCAAGCTGGACAGGCTGCTCGCCGACGAACGCAAGCGACGCGAACACAGTTACCGGGAACAGGCGCTGAAGCTGTTCCCCTGGGTCTGCGCGCGCTGCGGGCGTGAATTCAGCGGCAAGCGCCTGTCCGAACTGACGGTGCATCACCGCGATCACAACCATGACAACAACCCGCCGGATGGGTCGAACTGGGAGCTGCTCTGCCTCTACTGCCACGACAACGAGCACGCCCGCTACACCGACCAGCAGTGGCATGGCGAGGAACAACCCGGCGCCCGGCAGGGACCGCGCGCCACCTACAAGGCATTCGCCGCCATCGGCGACCTGTTGAAGCGCGAGGAATAG
- the metC gene encoding cystathionine beta-lyase, giving the protein MDDRKLHPETLLAHEGRERGRVGGTVNTPVYRASTLLFPTVEALQSQSGTLNTYGRHGNPTTRSLERALAELEGAHGAMLTPSGLSALTTALLATLKPGDHLLMTDSVYDPTRAFCDETLKRFGIETTYYDPLIGGGIAELIRPNTRVVFLESPGSLTFEVQDVPSIAEVAHAHGALVMLDNTWGTPVNFASFKHGVDISIHAATKYIVGHSDVLMGVIMTTEALYPQVRGFYKQLGLSVSADDAYLALRGLRTLSTRLERHQRNAEQVARWLAEQPEVERILYPALPGAPGHELWKRDFGGACGLFAVELKAMPDQAVHAMLDHMQLFGMGFSWGGFESLILLTNPSAHRSATTWRADGPLVRLHIGLEHPDDLIADLDAGFQRLRAACR; this is encoded by the coding sequence GTGGACGACCGCAAGCTGCATCCAGAAACACTGCTGGCCCACGAAGGCCGCGAACGGGGCCGCGTCGGCGGCACCGTGAACACCCCGGTCTACCGCGCCTCCACCCTGCTCTTTCCCACGGTGGAAGCCCTGCAATCGCAGAGCGGCACCCTCAATACCTACGGCCGCCACGGCAACCCCACCACCCGCTCCCTGGAACGCGCCCTGGCCGAACTGGAAGGCGCCCACGGGGCCATGCTCACCCCCAGCGGCCTGAGCGCCCTGACCACTGCCCTGCTCGCCACGCTGAAGCCGGGCGATCACCTGCTGATGACCGATTCGGTCTACGACCCGACCCGCGCCTTCTGCGACGAGACCCTCAAGCGCTTCGGCATCGAGACCACCTACTACGATCCGCTGATCGGCGGCGGCATTGCCGAACTGATCCGCCCCAACACACGCGTGGTGTTCCTCGAATCCCCCGGCTCGCTCACCTTCGAGGTGCAGGACGTGCCCAGCATCGCCGAGGTCGCCCATGCCCACGGCGCCCTGGTGATGCTCGACAACACCTGGGGCACGCCGGTGAACTTCGCGTCCTTCAAGCACGGCGTGGACATCTCCATCCATGCCGCCACCAAGTACATCGTCGGTCACTCCGACGTGCTGATGGGCGTGATCATGACCACCGAGGCGCTCTATCCCCAGGTACGCGGCTTCTACAAGCAACTCGGCCTGTCGGTCAGCGCCGACGACGCCTACCTCGCCCTGCGTGGCCTGCGCACCCTGTCGACGCGCCTGGAACGCCATCAGCGCAATGCCGAACAGGTCGCCCGCTGGCTGGCCGAACAGCCGGAGGTGGAACGCATCCTCTACCCCGCGCTGCCCGGAGCACCCGGCCATGAGCTGTGGAAGCGCGACTTCGGCGGCGCCTGCGGCCTCTTTGCCGTGGAGCTCAAGGCGATGCCCGATCAGGCCGTCCACGCCATGCTCGACCACATGCAGCTGTTCGGCATGGGCTTCAGTTGGGGCGGTTTCGAAAGCCTGATCCTGCTGACCAATCCCAGCGCCCACCGCAGCGCGACCACCTGGAGGGCCGACGGCCCGCTGGTGCGCCTGCACATCGGCCTGGAGCACCCGGACGACCTGATCGCCGACCTCGACGCCGGCTTCCAGCGCCTGCGCGCCGCCTGCCGCTGA
- a CDS encoding type 1 glutamine amidotransferase domain-containing protein has protein sequence MKILMVLTSHDQLGNTGKKTGFWLEEFAAPYFAFRDAGAEVVLASPKGGHPPLDPKSDDPEFQTEATHRFRNDDQARRALANTQVLAGLMPGDYDAVFYPGGHGPMWDLVEDLHSIVLVETLYAAGKPVGAVCHAPAVLLNAKAPDGAPLVQGNAVTGFANSEETAVGLADVVPFLLEDELKAKGGHYSKVADWQPHVVADGNLITGQNPASSEPVAAALLELLSGRRGEM, from the coding sequence ATGAAGATCCTGATGGTACTGACCTCCCACGACCAGTTGGGCAACACCGGCAAGAAGACCGGCTTCTGGCTCGAGGAGTTCGCCGCGCCCTACTTCGCCTTTCGCGATGCCGGCGCGGAGGTGGTGCTGGCATCGCCCAAGGGCGGCCATCCGCCACTGGACCCGAAAAGCGACGATCCGGAGTTCCAGACCGAGGCGACCCACCGCTTCCGGAACGACGACCAGGCCCGCCGCGCCCTGGCCAACACCCAGGTGCTGGCCGGCCTGATGCCGGGCGACTATGACGCCGTGTTCTACCCGGGCGGCCACGGCCCGATGTGGGACCTGGTGGAGGACCTGCACTCCATCGTGCTGGTGGAAACCCTCTACGCCGCCGGCAAGCCGGTGGGCGCCGTGTGCCACGCGCCGGCGGTACTGCTCAACGCCAAGGCGCCGGACGGTGCGCCGCTGGTGCAGGGCAATGCGGTGACCGGCTTCGCCAACTCCGAGGAAACCGCCGTGGGCCTGGCCGACGTGGTGCCCTTCCTGCTGGAGGACGAACTCAAGGCGAAGGGCGGCCATTACTCCAAGGTGGCGGACTGGCAGCCCCATGTGGTCGCCGACGGCAACCTGATCACCGGCCAGAACCCGGCCTCGTCCGAGCCCGTGGCGGCGGCGCTGCTGGAGCTGCTGAGCGGGCGACGGGGGGAGATGTAG